The DNA region CTGGAGCAACGAGACTACCCTGCGGCCTGACAACGCCAGGCCGGCTCGCCTGTGCGCCCCTGGGCGGCGCCAGCTGGCCGTTGAGCTGGGCCGCGATCCGGTACCCCGCGGCAACGGCCCGCTGTTTGCCGAGCCTCCCGGCGTCCGCGTAGTAGTCATCGGGCGGGTTCACCGAGCCGAGGTCGCGCCGCTTGCCCTCTGCAGCGGCGACCATCGAGCGGATGTGTTCGGTATAAACCCCCGAGCTGGCTAGGTGGTGGCACTCTCTGAGCCAGTCCGCGGTGCTGGAGACCTTCAACGCTTCGGCGCCCGCTTCGGCGCCGGTCGACAGCTCGAAGGCTTCCTTGCGGATGCGGTTGTAGTCGGCCCGCGGCAGGATCGACGCGTCCCACACGGAGTGCAAGTTCTGCTTGCCCTTGGTCGGGATCTGATTGCCGCCACGGTCCCCCCCCGGAAACCTTACTTGCGAGAACAACGCCGCCGCGTGGCAGGGCTGGTGGGCGTCGCCGATCAGGTGCAGCACCCAGCAGAGGTGAACCGCACGATCGTGCGTCGCGGCGTCCTCGTCCCGCACAATCCGAAGTGAGTTGCCGATCGCCTGGACCACGTTCATCGCGAACGCGTCCCGGTCCGCGGGAATGTCGGTGGACCGGTTCACCTTCAGACCGGGCTCTAACACTGCTCGGTCATTCGGGGTCAGGAATACCGGCAGGTTGATGTAGTGCCAGGTAGGGCGGTTATACCTCCGCACGTCATCGTCGGTGACGACGTCCGAGCGGCCACGCACGAGGTCAGGCCAAGTCCCGGCGTGGGCGAACAGCCACTGGTCCTGCTCGGCCGGGCTGCCGCTCCAAACGTTCTCTGGCATCTTGCCGAGGAAGTGCTGCTCATAGCGTGGGTGGGCCTTCAGCAACGCCACCGCGGACGCCTGGGTAACGTCGTCCAGCTGCTCCCACGCGATCAGGTCGATCACGTTGTGGCCGGGCCCGTTCCAGCCGAGGCACGAGGCGGGTTGCAGGGTGAGCCCCAGTAGCACGGCCTTCAGCAGCAGACGCATGTCCTTCCCCAGGAAGTGGCCAACGACCCTACGATCAGCCCGAGCAACAGGCACGAAGGCTCAGGCACGCTCGCACCTGCTACGCCGGTGGCCGACCCCCCGGCCAACGCGTCTCGCCAGACCGAGAAGTCCGCCGCATCGACCACGCCGTCAGAGTTGCCATCCGCCGCGAGGTCCATTGTCGAGCCGAAAGCGGACTTCCAGGTCGCGTAATCGCCCAGCTCAACGACGCCATTGCCGTTGTAGTCCCCGATCACCGCGGAGGCGACCTCCCAAATCAGCGGGATCTGGGCGAAGCCATTGGCGACGCCTTGGCTCGTGCTGCTGATGGTCACGATGCCCGACTGCATTCCCACGAAACTCGTGTCGAGAGCCAGCGAGAGCATCGCGGAGGTCCCGTCGGATAGTAATGATCCGCTTGCCGCACCGCTCAGTCCCCCAGAGAGTGACACGGCCCAGTCGAGCTCGTCGGCGCCAATCGAAGCCACTACATCGGCGATGTTCTGCACCGTGAGCGACAGGCTAGCTGCCTGCCCCAAGGAGTACGAAGCCGCGGGGGCATCCAGCGCGTAACCCAGCACGGCGGGGACCTGGTAGTCCACCACGACCGGCAGGTGGTCGCTGGCGCCCTCCAGGGCCGACAGCACGCTGGGCGTGGCGCCGCTGCCAGAGGTGATGCTCCCGTTGAGCTGGTGCGTGCCGTTGTTCCCGAACGTGCGGTAGCTCCCCGTCAGGTAGTCGAGCCCCTCGCCGTCGAGCAGCTCGCCGGTGACCAACTGAAAATCAAAGCGGTCGTCGACGCCGCCGGTGATCTGCCCGGGGTACTGCTGCGAGTCGGCCGGGGACTGGGTGTGAACCTGCTTGAAAGCCGAAGAGTTGTTCCAGTCGCCGGGCTTGGCGATCGGGTCGAACGCCTGGCCCGGCCCTGACGAGAGCAGCTTCTGGTACATCGCCTCGCTACTGCTCTGGATGTTGAAGTCCCCGCTCAAGATCGCGGAGGTTCCTTGCCCGAGAGCGTCGAGGTTCGCACGCAGGGCCGTCGCCTCGATCAGGCGGCGGGCTTCGTTGGAGCTGCCGGTCGAGGCCTTGTAGTGGTTGCTGTACAGGTAGAAGTCTGCCGAAGCGTCGTAGCCGACGGGCCGAAGCTGATACCGCAGCGTTGAGCGGGTCTGGTTGCTGGTATTGACTTCGCCGAACGCCTGCGTGGCGATCAGCTCGACCGTTTGTGTGTTGTAGACCATCCCGGGGAGCCCGGCGCCGGTCGACCCAGCGCTCGCGGGAATTGGGGCCGCGGCATAGGTCCCGGCGCCGTAGAGGCTGTTCAGCACGCTCACGAAAGAAGCCGTCGCGGCCGCGTTGGTCTGCTCTTGCAGGCTGAGCACGTCGATCGGCTTGGCGACCCCCCCCACCGACTCCTGGCCAATCGCCGCGAACACGGTCGACACTCCGGCACGGGCGCCCCCGCCGGTATTCCAGTCGACAATCCGCAGCTGTGCGTCACTGTCGCCGGCGGCGAGCAGCAGGGCAACGATGCAAAGCGGTTTGGAAAGGACTACCCGCGTCAAGAATCCCACCGCTCGCATTGAGTTGCGCCTCTTTCTACTTCTTATAGTTCAGTCAACGCCGTAGCCGGCACGCAGGTCGGGCCCGCTGGCTCCGCAGAACATATCGCCCCGCCCGCTACCCGCGGCCAGCAGGCAGCGGGTCCTCCGGAACTCCGCAAGGCGACTGTCGTGTCGGTCGTGCCGCCGCTGGATTGCCTGCGCGGCACGCGCCGCTGGGCTTGGGGCATGATAACCAGGCGCGGGGCCGAGGGCGAGCAATCGGCCGAATTCAGCAGGAGGATGCGGTTTGACGCGACGCCATTTCACACGTCGCCCAACCTGCGCTTCGCTGCTGGTGATCTTTCCGTGACTCGCCGTGAAAATGCCCGAACTTGACGCCTGAGAACAAGCCTGCGTGTTTCCCGTCGAGCTCCAGCCCGCTCGGCGGTCGGGACACCACAGCGTTCAGCCGGGACCGGAGCAACTCGCTCCCGCCACGACTCTGATCGCAAGCTGTGCGTGTGAGGCGCGGGCTTTGTGGCCGGGGCCGAAAACCGTCACCACCATCGAAACGCGTGGGTCGCCAGTCGGGGAACGTTTGCGACATCAACGCCGGCAGCAGCGGCTATTTGACTTCGATCGTAACCTGCTGGTCGCCGGGCGCCACCTCTTGGCGGAGCGGAGACGTGCCGACGGTGGTGTAATCAGGCCCGAACCGCACCTTCACACCCCTCCCGTCTGCCGACGCAGCGAGCCGTTGATCGGAGAGCGTCACGATGTGGCTTCCGACCATGGCCCCAGGATGGGCGCCCTTGCCCCGCTCGCGGTACTCCAGCTGGAACCGTCCCTCGGAATCGGTCAGGCCGGATGAGGCCGGACCCTCAACCCCCTGGGCCGGCACAAACTGAACCATCACCTCGGGCGCGGGGGCGCCATCCACCAGCAGCTGACCACTAACTTGGCCGACGTTTAACCCCCTGCTGCATCCCGCCGCGAGCAGCAGGGACGCGAGCAGCATCGCGGGGTGCACCCCCCTGCTACTGCGCATCGATGACCTCCTCGCCCGCCCGGGTCGAAAGGCTTTGAAGCGTGACTAGGTCGATGTCTTCCGCCAAGAAAGTCGCAGAGCCGTCGCAATTGACGAACCCAGAGACCCCCGGATGGCCGCTGCCCCAACCGTTGAAGCGGCGGTCTTGAGAAAAGAAGCTGTTGCTTGAACTCTGAAAATCCTCGGCCAAGAGGTTGATGCCGACTGCTGAGGAGCAGAACAGCGCCGCCATCCCCTTGGTCCCCCCCATCCATGCCCACGGAGATACCTCGTG from Pirellulimonas nuda includes:
- a CDS encoding dockerin type I domain-containing protein, which encodes MRAVGFLTRVVLSKPLCIVALLLAAGDSDAQLRIVDWNTGGGARAGVSTVFAAIGQESVGGVAKPIDVLSLQEQTNAAATASFVSVLNSLYGAGTYAAAPIPASAGSTGAGLPGMVYNTQTVELIATQAFGEVNTSNQTRSTLRYQLRPVGYDASADFYLYSNHYKASTGSSNEARRLIEATALRANLDALGQGTSAILSGDFNIQSSSEAMYQKLLSSGPGQAFDPIAKPGDWNNSSAFKQVHTQSPADSQQYPGQITGGVDDRFDFQLVTGELLDGEGLDYLTGSYRTFGNNGTHQLNGSITSGSGATPSVLSALEGASDHLPVVVDYQVPAVLGYALDAPAASYSLGQAASLSLTVQNIADVVASIGADELDWAVSLSGGLSGAASGSLLSDGTSAMLSLALDTSFVGMQSGIVTISSTSQGVANGFAQIPLIWEVASAVIGDYNGNGVVELGDYATWKSAFGSTMDLAADGNSDGVVDAADFSVWRDALAGGSATGVAGASVPEPSCLLLGLIVGSLATSWGRTCVCC
- a CDS encoding S1/P1 nuclease, which translates into the protein MRLLLKAVLLGLTLQPASCLGWNGPGHNVIDLIAWEQLDDVTQASAVALLKAHPRYEQHFLGKMPENVWSGSPAEQDQWLFAHAGTWPDLVRGRSDVVTDDDVRRYNRPTWHYINLPVFLTPNDRAVLEPGLKVNRSTDIPADRDAFAMNVVQAIGNSLRIVRDEDAATHDRAVHLCWVLHLIGDAHQPCHAAALFSQVRFPGGDRGGNQIPTKGKQNLHSVWDASILPRADYNRIRKEAFELSTGAEAGAEALKVSSTADWLRECHHLASSGVYTEHIRSMVAAAEGKRRDLGSVNPPDDYYADAGRLGKQRAVAAGYRIAAQLNGQLAPPRGAQASRPGVVRPQGSLVAPEAITPVQGPPKAAAAADRGQPTGFWLNTSSGVRHNASCQSYGTTKRGDYCTAEEGKACGICGG